One Ktedonobacteraceae bacterium genomic region harbors:
- a CDS encoding metal-dependent hydrolase, with amino-acid sequence MEGRSHLLIGLTAGVVLDSVFHLTGSPLTMAASIPLTLIVKKGVFYFMVGVGSLLPDIDNAHSTLGHKLGWVSKGIQRVAGHRTLFHSLLGLVLGSLLALGLNSVVSYLLEQRGFIIPAQFINGSHLVFIAVLFGCIMHIAADALTEGGVPLLWPDHKRFGFPPDPRYRFRTGTWPEFVIVWTFMILVGIGIWQSIITI; translated from the coding sequence ATGGAGGGTAGATCGCACCTGCTGATCGGCCTCACGGCGGGAGTCGTGCTCGATAGTGTCTTCCATCTGACGGGCAGCCCGCTCACTATGGCAGCCAGCATTCCATTAACGCTTATCGTTAAAAAAGGCGTTTTTTACTTCATGGTCGGCGTCGGCTCGCTGCTGCCTGATATAGACAATGCTCACAGCACGCTTGGTCACAAACTCGGCTGGGTCAGCAAGGGCATCCAACGTGTTGCCGGTCATCGTACCCTCTTTCATAGCCTCCTGGGCCTCGTACTCGGCTCCTTGTTGGCATTGGGTCTCAATTCGGTGGTAAGCTATTTGTTGGAGCAACGTGGATTTATCATTCCGGCGCAATTTATCAATGGTTCGCACCTGGTATTTATCGCTGTGCTTTTTGGATGTATTATGCATATAGCCGCCGACGCACTGACCGAAGGCGGCGTACCATTGCTCTGGCCGGATCATAAGCGCTTCGGGTTCCCGCCGGACCCGCGCTACCGGTTCCGTACCGGCACCTGGCCGGAGTTCGTCATCGTCTGGACTTTCATGATCCTGGTTGGGATCGGTATATGGCAATCAATTATCACGATCTAA